In the Sulfurospirillum tamanense genome, one interval contains:
- a CDS encoding ABC-three component system protein, producing the protein MTRDEKFISRILFKNKIHEANGQKFEDLFSVIMNYKEPDFCQIKPWGNIGDRKNDGCILSKGIYFQVHAPEDVKKSYPEVIKKIQTDFNGLQSQWDNIQEFYYVLNDKYQGVHPDALQLLETIKQSNSLKECKFLVAKDLENILYSLDDDQIIAIAGNIPNPANLVSLDYDILNEILEHLKGKSLNSGTEKIVVPDWDKKIKFNNLTSYDNTILTNGYFQLGTLSEYLKNNSDFTAQELQNKISAIYQELAQSYSGSELFWELVNEISPRSSSEYQSQSIVIMSMYFETCDIFEEPVQ; encoded by the coding sequence ATGACACGTGACGAAAAATTCATTTCAAGAATACTTTTCAAAAACAAAATCCATGAAGCAAATGGGCAAAAGTTTGAAGATCTCTTTAGTGTCATTATGAACTACAAGGAGCCTGATTTTTGCCAAATAAAACCGTGGGGAAATATTGGTGATAGAAAAAATGACGGTTGTATTTTAAGTAAAGGGATATATTTTCAAGTCCATGCACCAGAGGATGTAAAAAAATCATATCCAGAAGTTATAAAAAAGATACAAACAGATTTTAATGGTTTACAGAGTCAATGGGACAACATACAAGAGTTTTATTATGTGCTCAATGACAAATACCAAGGCGTGCATCCTGATGCTCTCCAACTATTGGAAACAATAAAGCAATCAAATAGCTTAAAGGAGTGCAAGTTTTTAGTAGCAAAGGACTTGGAAAATATACTTTATAGTTTAGATGATGATCAGATTATCGCTATTGCTGGGAATATTCCAAATCCTGCAAATTTAGTATCATTGGACTATGATATTTTAAACGAGATATTGGAGCATCTAAAAGGTAAGTCTTTAAATAGTGGCACTGAAAAAATTGTAGTTCCTGATTGGGATAAAAAGATTAAGTTTAATAATTTGACTAGCTATGATAATACAATACTTACAAACGGTTATTTTCAACTTGGAACTTTAAGTGAATACCTTAAAAACAATAGTGACTTTACAGCTCAAGAGCTCCAAAATAAAATTAGTGCTATATATCAAGAACTAGCACAATCCTACAGTGGCAGTGAACTCTTTTGGGAACTTGTAAATGAAATATCACCACGAAGTAGTTCTGAATATCAATCACAATCGATAGTGATTATGTCGATGTATTTTGAAACATGCGATATTTTTGAGGAGCCTGTACAATGA
- a CDS encoding ABC-three component system middle component 6 — MPAKHISFSESFLGFGSYILQNLNEPKSVDELWQNYQQDLQNELYFAKHSFDNLVMTLLFLHSIDVVKEVNAKVVKNETH, encoded by the coding sequence ATGCCCGCAAAACATATTAGCTTTTCTGAATCATTTTTAGGATTTGGAAGCTACATACTTCAAAACCTTAATGAGCCTAAAAGCGTGGATGAGCTGTGGCAAAACTATCAGCAAGACTTACAAAACGAACTTTATTTTGCAAAACATAGTTTTGATAATCTTGTCATGACATTGTTGTTTTTGCATTCGATAGATGTGGTAAAGGAAGTAAATGCAAAGGTGGTAAAAAATGAAACTCATTGA